One Cedecea neteri DNA segment encodes these proteins:
- the flgG gene encoding flagellar basal-body rod protein FlgG: MINSLWIAKTGLDAQQTNMDVIANNLANVSTNGFKRQRAVFEDLLYQTIRQPGAQSSEQTTLPSGLQIGTGVRPVATERLHSQGNLSKTDNSKDVAIKGEGFFQVLLPDGTAAYTRDGSFQVDQNGQLVTAGGFQVQPAITVPANALSLTIGRDGVVSATLQGQTAPVQVGQLNLTTFMNDTGLESIGENLYTETQASGAPNDSTPGLNGAGLLYQGYVETSNVNVAEELVNMIQVQRAYEINSKAVSTTDQMLQKLTQM, from the coding sequence ATGATCAATTCTTTATGGATCGCCAAAACGGGTCTTGATGCACAGCAAACCAATATGGATGTGATTGCCAACAACCTGGCAAACGTCTCCACCAACGGTTTCAAGCGTCAACGCGCCGTGTTTGAAGATTTACTTTATCAAACCATCCGTCAGCCGGGGGCTCAGTCTTCTGAGCAAACGACGCTGCCGTCGGGTTTACAGATCGGGACCGGTGTTCGTCCGGTAGCCACCGAGCGTCTGCACAGCCAGGGCAACCTGTCTAAAACGGACAACAGCAAAGATGTGGCCATCAAAGGCGAAGGCTTCTTCCAGGTTCTGCTGCCGGACGGAACCGCTGCCTATACGCGCGACGGTTCCTTCCAGGTTGATCAGAATGGCCAGCTAGTGACGGCGGGTGGTTTCCAGGTACAGCCTGCGATTACCGTGCCTGCAAACGCGCTGAGCCTGACTATCGGCCGTGACGGTGTGGTAAGCGCAACCTTGCAGGGGCAAACCGCACCAGTACAGGTTGGGCAACTGAACCTGACGACCTTTATGAACGACACCGGCCTGGAAAGTATTGGTGAGAACCTCTACACCGAAACGCAGGCGTCCGGTGCGCCAAACGATTCCACGCCGGGATTGAACGGCGCAGGTCTGCTCTATCAGGGCTATGTTGAGACCTCAAACGTAAACGTGGCTGAAGAGCTGGTAAACATGATCCAGGTTCAGCGCGCCTACGAAATCAACAGCAAAGCGGTCAGCACTACTGACCAGATGCTGCAAAAACTGACGCAAATGTAA
- the flgE gene encoding flagellar hook protein FlgE, producing the protein MAFSQAVSGLNAAATNLDVIGNNIANSATYGFKSGSVSFADMFAGSKVGLGVKVAGVTQNFGDGTTTSTGRGLDVAISQNGFFRLVDSSGSVFYSRNGQFKLDENRNLVNMQGLQLTGYPATGTPPTIQQGANPVGLSVPNTLMAAKTTTTASQQINLNSTDKLPTVGTFNPADANSYNKKGTVTVYDSQGNAHGMDVYYVKTADNTWQVYTKDSSVAGSTPTSAGFMRFDNNGNLQGITANAADPIPNPNTLPTSINVTTGVTNGATPATFALSFQNSMQQNTGSNNIVATNQNGYKPGDLVSYQINDDGTVVGNYSNEQTQLLGQIVLSNFANPEGLQSQGDNVWTASNSSGVALLGLAGTGNFGTLTSGALESSNVDLSKELVNMIVAQRNYQSNAQTIKTQDQILNTLVNLR; encoded by the coding sequence ATGGCGTTTTCTCAAGCGGTCAGCGGCTTAAATGCTGCGGCCACCAACCTGGACGTGATTGGTAACAACATTGCCAACTCCGCCACCTACGGTTTTAAATCCGGCTCGGTCTCTTTTGCCGATATGTTCGCAGGCTCTAAAGTAGGCCTGGGCGTTAAAGTGGCGGGCGTGACCCAGAACTTTGGCGACGGTACCACCACCAGCACCGGCCGTGGCCTGGACGTGGCTATCAGCCAGAACGGTTTCTTCCGCCTGGTGGATAGCTCCGGCTCCGTATTCTACAGCCGCAACGGGCAGTTCAAGCTGGACGAAAACCGCAACCTTGTGAACATGCAGGGCCTGCAGCTGACCGGCTACCCGGCAACCGGTACGCCGCCAACCATTCAGCAGGGTGCCAACCCGGTAGGTCTGTCCGTGCCAAACACGCTGATGGCGGCGAAAACCACCACCACCGCGTCCCAGCAGATCAACCTGAACTCCACCGACAAACTGCCAACGGTCGGGACGTTCAATCCAGCCGATGCGAACAGCTACAACAAGAAGGGCACGGTAACCGTTTACGACAGCCAGGGTAACGCCCACGGCATGGACGTGTACTACGTGAAGACCGCAGACAATACTTGGCAGGTCTACACCAAAGATTCCTCCGTGGCGGGCTCTACGCCAACCTCAGCAGGGTTTATGCGTTTCGACAATAACGGCAACCTGCAGGGGATTACTGCCAATGCTGCCGATCCGATTCCAAACCCGAACACGCTGCCAACCAGCATCAACGTAACCACCGGCGTCACCAACGGCGCGACGCCTGCTACCTTCGCGCTGAGCTTCCAGAACTCCATGCAGCAGAACACCGGGTCTAACAACATCGTGGCGACCAACCAGAACGGCTACAAGCCGGGCGACCTGGTCTCTTACCAGATTAACGATGATGGCACCGTGGTCGGGAACTACTCCAACGAGCAGACCCAGCTTCTGGGGCAAATCGTGCTGTCCAACTTTGCGAACCCTGAAGGTTTGCAGTCCCAGGGCGATAACGTCTGGACCGCGAGCAACTCTTCCGGCGTTGCGCTGCTGGGCCTCGCGGGAACGGGGAACTTCGGGACCCTGACCAGCGGAGCGCTGGAGTCTTCGAACGTGGATCTGAGTAAAGAACTGGTCAACATGATCGTCGCGCAGCGTAACTATCAGTCGAATGCGCAGACCATCAAAACCCAGGACCAGATCCTCAACACCCTGGTTAACCTGCGCTAA
- a CDS encoding cold-shock protein, with product MRGIITTWFEDKGFGFIKDENGENRYFHVIKVANPELIKKDASVTFEPGTNNKGLSAFAVKVEPESKHLFIAGERLKITSIKSFVVYSEEEPADGKIDKENAVLSVGLLMNSIRPKAEKKEGEMRTVKKLAVTTFQGETHLFSEDEIDIEATVKVLKSLK from the coding sequence ATGAGAGGAATAATCACAACCTGGTTCGAAGACAAGGGCTTCGGATTTATCAAAGATGAAAACGGTGAAAACCGTTATTTCCATGTGATTAAAGTCGCCAACCCGGAGCTTATCAAAAAGGACGCGTCGGTGACCTTCGAACCGGGTACCAATAATAAAGGGCTGTCGGCGTTTGCCGTGAAAGTGGAACCCGAGAGCAAGCATCTGTTTATTGCGGGCGAGCGGCTGAAAATCACCTCGATCAAATCTTTCGTGGTGTACAGCGAAGAAGAGCCCGCGGACGGGAAAATTGATAAAGAAAATGCGGTGCTGTCTGTTGGCCTGCTGATGAACAGCATTCGCCCGAAGGCAGAGAAAAAAGAAGGGGAAATGCGGACGGTGAAAAAACTGGCCGTGACCACGTTCCAGGGCGAAACGCACCTCTTCTCAGAAGATGAGATTGATATTGAGGCGACGGTAAAAGTCCTGAAATCACTGAAATAA
- the flgA gene encoding flagellar basal body P-ring formation chaperone FlgA, with the protein MRSLKILSGIASLLVSQLALASALDGPLTEYFQQRLAGISEDVSVKVKTPEAQLPTCPQPEFSTPGNAKLWGNVSVMARCGSDKRFIQVQVIATGQYVVASRPIARGSRIDANSVQLTQGRLDQLPPRTMLDLGQATDAVSLRDIAPGQPVIQTMVRQAWRVKAGQQVQVIASGEGFSVNGEGKALNNAAVAQNARVRMSSGQVVSGTVDADGNILINL; encoded by the coding sequence ATGAGAAGCCTGAAAATCTTGAGCGGCATAGCCAGTTTACTGGTCAGTCAGTTGGCCCTGGCGAGCGCACTCGATGGGCCGCTGACTGAGTATTTTCAACAGCGGCTGGCGGGGATCAGCGAAGACGTCAGCGTCAAAGTGAAAACGCCGGAGGCTCAGCTTCCCACCTGCCCTCAGCCAGAATTCTCAACGCCCGGCAATGCCAAACTGTGGGGCAACGTCAGCGTTATGGCACGCTGCGGCAGCGACAAACGATTTATTCAGGTTCAGGTGATCGCCACGGGACAGTATGTGGTTGCCAGTCGCCCTATCGCCCGCGGTTCAAGGATCGATGCCAATAGCGTGCAGTTAACACAGGGCCGCCTTGACCAACTGCCACCACGCACTATGCTGGATCTCGGCCAGGCCACAGACGCGGTTTCGCTCCGGGATATTGCGCCCGGGCAGCCGGTCATTCAGACGATGGTGCGCCAGGCCTGGCGAGTGAAAGCCGGTCAGCAGGTTCAGGTAATTGCCTCCGGCGAAGGCTTTAGCGTCAACGGTGAAGGCAAGGCGCTGAATAACGCCGCTGTCGCGCAAAATGCCCGCGTTCGTATGTCTTCAGGGCAGGTGGTGAGCGGGACGGTGGATGCTGATGGGAATATTCTGATTAATCTATAA
- the flgB gene encoding flagellar basal body rod protein FlgB, with protein sequence MLDKLDAALRFQQEALNLRAQRQEILAANIANADTPGFQARDIDFASEMKKVMERGRVEGGGMSLALTSARHIPAQTHSTPSLDLLYRVPDQPAMDGNTVDMDRERTQFADNSLNYQTNLTVLGGQIKSMMSVLQG encoded by the coding sequence ATGCTCGATAAACTGGACGCCGCACTGCGATTTCAGCAAGAAGCGCTTAATTTGCGTGCCCAGCGCCAAGAGATTCTGGCCGCGAATATCGCCAATGCCGACACGCCGGGCTTTCAGGCGCGCGATATCGACTTTGCCAGTGAAATGAAAAAAGTGATGGAGCGCGGACGCGTTGAAGGAGGCGGCATGTCTCTGGCGCTCACTTCGGCACGCCATATCCCGGCACAAACCCACTCCACTCCGTCGCTCGATCTCCTCTACCGCGTACCTGACCAGCCCGCCATGGACGGTAACACCGTCGATATGGACCGTGAACGTACGCAGTTTGCCGATAACAGCCTGAATTATCAAACAAACCTCACGGTGCTTGGTGGGCAAATCAAAAGCATGATGTCGGTGCTACAGGGATAA
- a CDS encoding flagellar basal body rod protein FlgF, which translates to MDHAIYTAMGAASQTLNQQSVTASNMANASTPGFRAQLNALRAVPVEGLSLPTRTLVIASTPGADMTPGQLDYTSRPMDVALQQDGWLAVQTQDGGEGYTRNGNIQVSPAGQLTIGGRPVIGEGGPIAVPEGSQLTIAADGTISALNPGDPPNTVAPIGRLKLVKATQQEVVRGDDGLFRLNPAAQATRGAIAQADPTIKVMSGVLEGSNVKPAEAMADMIANARRFEMQMKVIANVDENEQRANTLLQMT; encoded by the coding sequence ATGGATCATGCAATCTACACCGCCATGGGCGCTGCCAGCCAGACGCTGAATCAACAGTCAGTCACGGCGAGCAACATGGCGAACGCTTCGACACCGGGCTTCCGCGCGCAGCTTAATGCTTTGCGTGCTGTCCCGGTTGAAGGGCTTTCTCTGCCAACCCGTACCCTGGTGATTGCTTCAACGCCAGGGGCCGATATGACGCCGGGTCAGCTGGACTACACCTCGCGCCCGATGGACGTGGCTTTGCAGCAGGATGGCTGGCTGGCGGTGCAGACGCAGGACGGCGGAGAAGGCTATACCCGCAACGGTAACATTCAGGTCAGCCCTGCCGGTCAGTTGACCATCGGTGGCCGGCCCGTTATCGGCGAAGGTGGCCCTATTGCGGTACCGGAAGGTTCGCAGCTCACCATTGCTGCGGACGGGACTATCTCCGCGTTGAACCCGGGCGATCCGCCAAATACCGTGGCGCCGATTGGCCGACTGAAGCTGGTGAAAGCCACGCAGCAGGAAGTCGTGCGTGGTGATGACGGGCTGTTCCGTTTGAACCCCGCCGCCCAGGCAACACGCGGTGCTATAGCCCAGGCCGACCCAACCATTAAGGTGATGTCCGGCGTACTGGAAGGCAGCAACGTCAAACCGGCAGAAGCGATGGCGGACATGATCGCCAACGCCCGTCGTTTTGAGATGCAGATGAAAGTTATCGCCAACGTTGATGAAAACGAACAGCGCGCTAACACGCTGCTGCAAATGACCTAA
- the flgD gene encoding flagellar hook assembly protein FlgD — protein sequence MSIAVKMNDPTNDVDPTAGASKNSLTGNSAADLQGSFLTLLVAQLKNQDPTNPMQNNELTTQLAQISTVSGIEKLNTTLGSVSGQINQNQSLQASSLIGHGVMIPGNKILAGTDSKTNTISTTPFGVELQQAADKVTATISDKDGKVVRTIEIGGLSAGVHTFTWDGSANDGTNVPDGSYTVAINATNGGTQLVAQPLNFAMVSGVINGKDGLKLDLGTYGSTTLDAIRQII from the coding sequence ATGTCCATTGCAGTCAAAATGAACGATCCGACTAACGATGTTGATCCTACGGCTGGAGCATCAAAAAACAGCCTGACCGGCAACAGCGCGGCAGACCTGCAGGGGAGCTTTCTGACCCTGCTGGTGGCGCAGTTAAAAAACCAGGACCCGACCAACCCGATGCAGAACAACGAACTGACCACGCAGCTGGCGCAGATCAGTACCGTTAGCGGTATCGAAAAACTCAACACCACGCTGGGCTCGGTTTCCGGGCAGATCAATCAGAACCAGTCCCTGCAGGCCAGTTCGCTGATTGGTCATGGCGTCATGATCCCGGGCAACAAAATTCTCGCGGGGACCGATTCAAAAACCAACACCATCAGCACCACGCCGTTTGGCGTCGAGCTGCAGCAGGCGGCGGACAAAGTCACGGCCACCATCTCCGATAAAGACGGCAAAGTGGTTCGTACTATCGAGATTGGTGGGCTGAGTGCCGGGGTGCATACCTTTACCTGGGACGGCAGCGCCAACGACGGCACCAACGTGCCGGATGGCTCTTATACCGTGGCAATCAATGCCACTAATGGTGGGACACAGCTGGTGGCTCAGCCGCTGAACTTCGCCATGGTGAGCGGGGTTATCAACGGCAAAGATGGCCTCAAACTGGATCTCGGGACCTACGGTTCTACGACCCTCGATGCAATCAGGCAAATTATTTAA
- the rimJ gene encoding ribosomal protein S5-alanine N-acetyltransferase, whose product MFGYRSNAPKVRLVTDRLVVRLVHERDAWRMADYYTENRQFLKPWEPIRDESYCYPSGWQARLGMISEMHKQGSAYYFALLDPEEKEVIGVANFSNVVRGSFHACYLGYSIAEKWQGQGLMYEALISAIRYMQRSQNVHRIMANYMPHNQRSGDLLARLGFEKEGYAKDYLLIDGVWRDHVLTALVNQDWTPGRGV is encoded by the coding sequence ATGTTTGGCTACCGCAGTAACGCACCTAAAGTTCGCCTGGTGACTGACCGACTGGTGGTGCGTCTGGTTCATGAGCGAGATGCCTGGCGTATGGCAGATTACTACACCGAAAATCGTCAATTCCTGAAACCCTGGGAACCCATTCGGGATGAGAGCTACTGCTATCCTTCGGGCTGGCAGGCAAGGCTGGGTATGATAAGTGAAATGCACAAGCAGGGAAGCGCCTACTATTTTGCGCTGCTCGACCCGGAAGAAAAAGAGGTCATCGGTGTGGCTAACTTTTCCAACGTCGTGCGCGGCTCGTTCCATGCCTGCTATCTCGGTTACTCCATCGCTGAAAAATGGCAGGGGCAGGGGTTGATGTACGAGGCGCTGATCAGCGCCATTCGCTATATGCAACGTAGCCAGAATGTCCATCGTATTATGGCCAACTACATGCCGCATAATCAGCGCAGCGGCGATTTGCTAGCGCGTCTGGGCTTCGAAAAAGAGGGCTACGCAAAGGATTATTTGCTGATTGATGGCGTATGGCGGGATCATGTTCTCACCGCGCTGGTCAATCAAGACTGGACCCCAGGTCGTGGAGTTTAA
- the murJ gene encoding murein biosynthesis integral membrane protein MurJ, whose amino-acid sequence MNLLKSLAAVSSMTMFSRVLGFARDAIVARVFGAGMATDAFFVAFKLPNLLRRIFAEGAFSQAFVPILAEYKSKQGEDATRVFISYVSGLLTLALALVTVLGMLAAPWVILVTAPGFADTADKFALTSSLLRITFPYILLISLASLVGAILNTWNRFSVPAFAPTFLNLSMIGFALFAAPHFNPPILALAWAVTVGGVLQLAYQLPHLKKIGMLVLPRISFKDAGAMRVIKQMGPAILGVSVSQISLIINTIFASFLVSGSVSWMYYADRLMEFPSGVLGVALGTILLPSLAKSFATGNHDEYSRLMDWGLRLCFLLALPSAVALGILAKPLTVSLFQYGKFSAFDALMTQRALVAYSVGLMGLIVVKVLAPGFYSRQDIKTPVKIAIVTLILTQLMNLAFIGPLKHAGLSLSIGLGACINASLLYWQLRKQDIFQPQAGWTAFLLRLVAAVLVMSAVLIGMMYVMPAWDLGNMPYRLLRLMAVVVAGVVAYFATLLLLGFRLKDFARRTV is encoded by the coding sequence ATGAACCTATTAAAATCGCTGGCGGCCGTCAGCTCGATGACCATGTTTTCACGCGTGCTTGGCTTTGCGCGCGACGCCATTGTGGCAAGGGTATTTGGGGCCGGGATGGCGACGGACGCCTTCTTTGTTGCTTTTAAATTGCCAAATCTGCTGCGCCGAATTTTTGCCGAAGGCGCGTTCTCGCAGGCGTTTGTGCCGATTCTGGCCGAATACAAAAGTAAGCAGGGCGAAGATGCCACTCGCGTTTTTATCTCTTACGTTTCAGGGCTGCTGACGCTTGCGCTGGCGCTGGTTACCGTCTTAGGGATGCTTGCAGCCCCGTGGGTGATTTTGGTTACCGCACCAGGCTTTGCCGACACGGCAGATAAATTTGCGCTAACGTCGAGCCTGCTGCGCATTACCTTCCCGTACATTTTGCTGATCTCACTGGCGTCGCTGGTGGGGGCGATTCTCAACACCTGGAACCGCTTCTCCGTACCGGCGTTCGCCCCAACGTTTCTGAATCTCAGCATGATTGGCTTTGCGCTGTTTGCCGCCCCGCACTTTAATCCGCCGATTCTGGCTCTGGCCTGGGCGGTGACGGTGGGGGGCGTATTACAGCTGGCCTATCAACTGCCGCACCTGAAGAAAATTGGCATGTTGGTGCTGCCGCGTATCAGCTTTAAGGATGCGGGAGCAATGCGGGTTATCAAGCAGATGGGGCCGGCGATCCTCGGCGTTTCCGTCAGCCAGATTTCACTGATCATCAACACTATCTTTGCATCGTTCCTGGTATCAGGCTCGGTTTCCTGGATGTATTATGCCGACCGCCTGATGGAGTTTCCGTCCGGGGTGTTAGGCGTGGCCTTAGGCACTATCTTGCTGCCGTCGCTGGCGAAGAGTTTTGCCACCGGCAACCACGATGAATATTCCCGCCTGATGGACTGGGGGCTGCGTCTTTGCTTCCTGCTGGCGCTCCCAAGCGCAGTAGCGTTGGGGATTCTGGCCAAACCTCTGACTGTCTCTTTGTTCCAGTACGGCAAGTTCTCCGCTTTCGATGCCCTGATGACCCAGCGGGCGCTGGTGGCGTATTCGGTCGGTCTGATGGGGCTTATCGTGGTCAAGGTGCTGGCACCAGGCTTCTACTCCCGGCAGGACATTAAAACCCCGGTTAAAATAGCCATTGTGACGCTGATTTTGACCCAGCTAATGAACCTCGCGTTTATTGGCCCGCTGAAACATGCGGGGCTTTCTCTGTCGATTGGTTTGGGGGCCTGTATTAACGCCTCGCTGCTTTACTGGCAGCTGCGCAAGCAGGATATTTTCCAGCCGCAGGCGGGGTGGACGGCATTTCTGTTGCGCCTGGTTGCTGCCGTGCTGGTGATGTCCGCGGTACTGATTGGGATGATGTACGTTATGCCTGCTTGGGATCTGGGCAATATGCCTTATCGCCTGTTGCGGCTGATGGCGGTGGTGGTGGCCGGCGTCGTCGCTTATTTTGCGACGCTGCTGTTGTTGGGCTTCAGGCTGAAAGATTTTGCCCGCCGCACGGTTTGA
- a CDS encoding YceH family protein, with product MKYQLTAIEARVIGSLLEKQLTTPEQYPMSVNGVVTACNQKTNREPVMDLKEHEVQDTLDGLVKGHYLRTVSGFGNRVTKYEQRFCNSEFGNLKLTPAEIAVVTTLLLRGAQTPGELRSRAGRMFEFTDMAQVEATLEELAGREDGPFVARLPREPGKRESRYMHLFSGEVEAQMAQEQSASPVADDLSVRVGALEAEVAELKQRLDSLLAHLGD from the coding sequence ATGAAATATCAGTTAACGGCGATTGAAGCCCGCGTTATCGGCAGCTTGCTGGAAAAACAGCTCACTACGCCAGAACAATATCCGATGTCCGTCAACGGCGTGGTCACCGCCTGTAATCAGAAAACAAACCGTGAACCGGTGATGGATCTGAAAGAGCATGAAGTCCAGGACACGCTGGACGGGCTGGTAAAAGGGCATTATTTGCGAACCGTCAGCGGGTTTGGCAACCGAGTGACAAAATACGAGCAGCGTTTTTGCAACTCAGAGTTTGGCAATTTAAAGCTAACGCCAGCGGAAATTGCGGTGGTCACAACTTTGCTGCTGCGTGGAGCACAAACGCCAGGTGAGCTGCGCAGCCGTGCCGGAAGAATGTTTGAGTTCACCGATATGGCGCAGGTAGAAGCGACGCTGGAAGAGCTGGCCGGCCGTGAAGACGGGCCGTTTGTCGCGCGTCTGCCGCGAGAGCCGGGTAAACGCGAAAGCCGCTATATGCATCTTTTTAGCGGTGAGGTTGAGGCGCAGATGGCCCAGGAGCAAAGTGCCAGCCCGGTTGCAGACGATCTCAGCGTGCGAGTGGGCGCGCTGGAGGCTGAAGTCGCCGAACTAAAACAGCGCCTGGATTCCTTGTTGGCACATTTGGGAGATTAA
- the flgN gene encoding flagella biosynthesis chaperone FlgN has protein sequence MSRLLEVLDQMTAVLNSLKEVMDAEQLQLSAGQINSNALQRITEDKSSLLATLDYLEQQRRAEQNAGAVTSLDISQRWQTITQKTLHLRDINQHNGWLLEDQMTRNEQAIAVLKPHQAPDFYGADGQATSQGNRGGKKITI, from the coding sequence GTGAGTCGTCTGTTAGAAGTGCTGGACCAAATGACCGCAGTGCTGAATTCACTGAAAGAGGTGATGGACGCTGAACAGCTGCAGCTTTCTGCAGGCCAGATAAACAGTAACGCGCTGCAACGTATAACTGAAGATAAAAGCTCGCTGCTGGCTACGCTGGATTACCTGGAGCAGCAGCGTCGCGCGGAACAAAACGCCGGGGCGGTTACCAGCCTGGACATTAGCCAGCGCTGGCAGACGATTACGCAAAAAACCCTGCACCTGCGGGACATTAACCAGCACAACGGTTGGTTACTGGAAGACCAAATGACGCGCAATGAGCAGGCTATTGCCGTATTAAAACCGCATCAGGCACCGGACTTCTATGGTGCCGACGGGCAGGCAACGTCGCAGGGCAATCGCGGCGGAAAAAAAATCACCATCTGA
- the flgC gene encoding flagellar basal body rod protein FlgC, giving the protein MALLNIFDIAGSAMTAQSKRMNVAASNLANADSVTGPDGQPYRAKQVVFQVDAAPGAATGGVKVTKVIESDAPDKLVFQPGNPLADARGYVRMPNVDVVGEMVNSMSASRSYQANVEVLNTVKGMMMKTLTLGQ; this is encoded by the coding sequence ATGGCCTTACTCAATATTTTCGACATCGCCGGTTCGGCTATGACGGCCCAGTCCAAACGCATGAACGTGGCGGCAAGTAACCTCGCCAACGCCGACAGCGTCACCGGACCAGACGGTCAGCCTTACCGTGCAAAACAGGTCGTTTTCCAGGTGGATGCTGCCCCAGGGGCTGCGACCGGTGGCGTTAAAGTGACCAAAGTGATTGAGAGTGATGCGCCCGATAAGCTGGTCTTCCAGCCGGGTAACCCGCTCGCGGACGCACGCGGCTATGTGCGTATGCCTAACGTCGATGTGGTCGGAGAGATGGTCAACAGCATGTCCGCCTCCCGCAGCTACCAGGCCAACGTCGAGGTGCTCAACACCGTGAAGGGCATGATGATGAAAACGCTCACTCTCGGTCAGTAA
- a CDS encoding Gfo/Idh/MocA family protein, which translates to MTKLRIGVVGLGGIAQKAWLPVLGASGDWSLVGAFSPTKEKALPVCETWRMPYIDSLSNLAAQCDAVFVHSATSSHYAVVNELLNAGVSVCVDKPLAENLADAEKLVELAERKKRTLMVGFNRRFAPRYQQLKAKLSAGASLRMDKHRSDSVGPGDLRFTLLDDYLHVVDTALWLGGGSAQLQSGTLQTNESGQMLYAEHHFSQGNLSVTTSMHRRAGSQREWVQAVTDGGLYEVTDMRQWREECGAGVVEQPIPGWQTTLEQRGFAGCARHFIDCVANQTVPETSGEQALLAQRVVEKLWREAISE; encoded by the coding sequence ATGACAAAATTACGTATTGGCGTGGTGGGGCTGGGCGGGATCGCGCAGAAAGCCTGGCTTCCGGTTCTGGGCGCATCCGGCGACTGGTCGCTGGTGGGCGCATTTTCACCGACCAAAGAGAAAGCGCTGCCGGTGTGCGAAACCTGGCGCATGCCGTATATCGATTCGCTCAGCAATCTGGCGGCACAGTGCGACGCTGTTTTTGTACACAGCGCCACCAGTTCCCACTACGCGGTGGTGAATGAGCTACTCAACGCCGGCGTTAGCGTCTGCGTGGATAAGCCGCTGGCGGAAAACCTGGCTGACGCCGAAAAGCTGGTAGAGCTTGCCGAGCGCAAAAAACGCACCCTGATGGTGGGCTTTAACCGCCGCTTTGCCCCGCGCTATCAGCAGCTAAAGGCAAAGTTGTCTGCCGGGGCATCCTTGCGGATGGACAAACATCGCAGCGACAGCGTTGGCCCGGGCGATCTGCGCTTCACGCTGCTTGATGACTATCTTCACGTCGTGGATACCGCACTCTGGCTTGGCGGCGGTAGCGCTCAGTTGCAAAGCGGGACGTTGCAAACCAACGAGTCAGGGCAAATGCTGTATGCCGAACACCATTTCAGCCAGGGTAACCTGAGCGTGACGACCAGTATGCATCGCCGTGCCGGAAGCCAGCGAGAGTGGGTACAGGCGGTAACCGACGGCGGGCTGTATGAAGTGACGGACATGCGTCAGTGGCGCGAAGAATGCGGCGCGGGCGTGGTTGAACAGCCGATCCCTGGCTGGCAGACTACGCTGGAACAACGCGGCTTTGCGGGGTGCGCGCGCCACTTTATCGACTGCGTGGCAAACCAGACTGTGCCGGAAACCTCCGGCGAGCAGGCGCTGCTGGCGCAGCGTGTCGTCGAGAAGCTCTGGCGCGAGGCAATTAGCGAATAA
- the flgM gene encoding flagellar biosynthesis anti-sigma factor FlgM, producing MSIDRTSPLKPVSTVQPRETSDPQTLKSRLEKSTTANSTSVKLSDAQAKLMQPGTGDINMERVEALKTAIRNGDLKMDTGKIADALIQEAQSYLSSK from the coding sequence ATGAGCATTGATCGCACGTCGCCACTGAAACCGGTAAGCACCGTACAACCACGTGAAACCAGCGATCCACAGACGCTGAAAAGCCGTCTTGAAAAATCCACCACCGCCAACAGCACCAGCGTAAAGTTGAGCGATGCGCAGGCCAAACTGATGCAGCCAGGCACCGGCGATATCAACATGGAACGCGTTGAAGCGCTGAAGACGGCGATTCGTAACGGCGACCTGAAGATGGATACCGGCAAAATCGCCGACGCGCTGATCCAGGAAGCCCAAAGCTATTTGTCGAGTAAATAA